A genome region from Bifidobacterium coryneforme includes the following:
- a CDS encoding DUF58 domain-containing protein: MIGDRGHQDPVRRRIEALGSSLSLPTVRKAMGILEGEHPSGLRGNGYDTAGIRAYEPGDETRLIDWKSSAKIGRPMVVDKERQLTSKVWLLLDVGREMTGTCPSGEQAIQVAANALCMFAALSLRRSDEVSLVLADSSTITRIPCHGGFAQFEQTLDRTLLNRQSTGRNIEALLDYANRLQDRHSLLVLATDETALNGDHLDMIHRLAQTHPLNLVSVRLLNPLRAEGGPGPVYEAQTGRKVPAFLQTERTGQEVAVHREYMAAALKQELARSGSTLVRAESSQTMFDQFIHLLSVALPASSMGNPPGRPGLISGLGRTGR; this comes from the coding sequence ATGATCGGTGACCGCGGACACCAGGACCCGGTCAGACGGCGAATCGAAGCACTGGGGTCCAGCTTGAGCCTGCCCACCGTACGCAAGGCCATGGGAATCCTCGAGGGGGAACACCCCTCGGGGTTACGTGGAAACGGGTATGATACGGCCGGAATCCGGGCCTATGAGCCCGGCGATGAAACCCGGCTGATCGACTGGAAATCCTCAGCCAAGATAGGCAGGCCCATGGTGGTCGACAAGGAGCGACAGCTGACCAGCAAGGTCTGGCTCCTCCTCGACGTCGGACGGGAGATGACCGGCACCTGCCCCAGTGGCGAGCAGGCGATACAGGTCGCAGCCAATGCGCTCTGCATGTTTGCGGCACTCTCGCTGAGACGATCCGACGAGGTAAGCCTGGTCCTGGCCGACAGCTCCACCATCACCCGTATACCCTGCCACGGAGGATTCGCCCAGTTCGAGCAGACCCTTGACCGAACCCTCCTGAACCGCCAAAGCACGGGCAGGAACATCGAGGCTCTCCTGGACTATGCCAACAGGCTCCAGGACAGGCACTCCCTCCTGGTCCTGGCCACGGACGAGACCGCCCTGAACGGGGACCATCTGGACATGATTCACCGATTGGCCCAGACCCACCCGCTCAACCTGGTCTCCGTACGCCTCCTCAACCCCCTACGCGCGGAGGGCGGGCCGGGCCCGGTCTATGAGGCCCAGACCGGCCGAAAGGTCCCGGCCTTCCTGCAGACCGAGCGTACCGGGCAGGAGGTGGCGGTGCACCGGGAATACATGGCCGCCGCCCTGAAGCAAGAACTGGCCCGGAGTGGTTCCACACTGGTCAGGGCCGAATCCAGTCAGACCATGTTCGATCAGTTCATCCATCTTTTGTCGGTCGCCTTGCCCGCGTCTTCCATGGGGAATCCCCCAGGACGGCCCGGCTTGATTTCAGGACTTGGGAGGACGGGCCGGTGA